A genome region from Penaeus vannamei isolate JL-2024 chromosome 20, ASM4276789v1, whole genome shotgun sequence includes the following:
- the LOC138865116 gene encoding uncharacterized protein: protein MQYPPCHRQPDVEKPPPSPPPISNQEKPPPSPPPISNQDKPPPSPPPILNKENPPPSPPLISNQEKPPPSPPPISNQEKPPPSPPPILNQEKPPPSPPPISNQEKPPPSPPPISNQEKPPPSPPPTSNQENPPPSPPPILNQEKPPPSPPPISNQEKPPPSPPPILNQEKPPPSPPPISNQEKPPPSPPPISNQEKPPPSPPPILNQEKPPPSPPPILNQEKPPPSPPPILNQEKPPPSPPPISNQEKPPPSPPHISNQEKPPPSPPPISNQEKPTTVTTTHSQPRKTTTATTTHFQPRKTTTATTTHFQPRKTTTVTTTHFQPRKTTTVTTTHSQPRKTTTVTTTHFQPRKTTTATTTHSQPRKTTTVTTTHFQPRKTTTATTTHFTKEEKKQQIFTLKRPLKRAFYGPPITSEHRNPRADGPLRKRDDGSGDDGDGDDGGGGDDDDGDVGDDD, encoded by the coding sequence AaaaaccaccaccgtcaccaccacccatTTCCAACCAAGAaaaaccaccaccgtcaccaccacccatTTCCAACCAAGACaaaccaccaccctcaccaccccccatTCTCAACAAAGAAAATcccccaccgtcaccaccactcaTTTCCAACCAAGAAaaaccaccaccctcaccaccacccattTCCAACCAAGAaaaaccaccaccgtcaccaccacccatTCTCAACCAAGAaaaaccaccaccgtcaccaccacccatTTCCAACCAAGAaaaaccaccaccgtcaccaccacccatTTCCAACCAAGAaaaaccaccaccgtcaccaccacccacTTCCAACCAAGAAAacccaccaccgtcaccaccacccatTCTCAACCAAGAaaaaccaccaccgtcaccaccacccatTTCCAACCAAGAaaaaccaccaccgtcaccaccacccatTCTCAACCAAGAaaaaccaccaccgtcaccaccacccatTTCCAACCAAGAaaaaccaccaccgtcaccaccacccatTTCCAACCAAGAaaaaccaccaccgtcaccaccacccatTCTCAACCAAGAaaaaccaccaccgtcaccaccacccatTCTCAACCAAGAaaaaccaccaccgtcaccaccacccatTCTCAACCAAGAaaaaccaccaccgtcaccaccacccatTTCCAACCAAGAaaaaccaccaccgtcaccaccacacaTTTCCAACCAAGAaaaaccaccaccgtcaccaccacccatTTCCAACCAAGAAAAacccaccaccgtcaccaccacccatTCTCAACCAAGAaaaaccaccaccgccaccaccacccatTTCCAACCAAGAaaaaccaccaccgccaccaccacccatTTCCAACCAAGAaaaaccaccaccgtcaccaccacccatTTCCAACCAAGAaaaaccaccaccgtcaccaccacccatTCTCAACCAAGAaaaaccaccaccgtcaccaccacccatTTCCAACCAAGAaaaaccaccaccgccaccaccacccatTCTCAACCAAGAaaaaccaccaccgtcaccaccacccatTTCCAACCAAGAaaaaccaccaccgccaccaccacccatttcaccaaagaagaaaaaaaacaacagatttTCACCTTAAAACGGCCCCTTAAACGTGCTTTCTACGGACCACCGATAACATCCGAACACCGTAATCCACGCGCCGATGGTCCCTTGAGGAAAAGAGATGATGGtagtggcgatgatggtgatggtgatgatggtggtggtggtgatgatgatgatggtgatgttggtgatgatgattga